One Algoriphagus sp. Y33 genomic window, GCGCCAAATATCCAGTCTTTTCATAATCTGAGACCAATCCCGCAACAGCAGCTGGACGCAATCACAAATAAGGATGAGTTTCTTCAAAACGAAGGATACTTCTAATATCCGATTGTTTAAGCAATAACTTTATTGGCCTTGCAGACTGTCTGCAAGGCCATATTTCCCCGATATAACCTTCGAAGTTCTCCCTATGAAAAAGAAATTTCTACCAATACGATCACTCCTACTTGTTATAATGACAGCTTGGGTTTCTTCTTGTAATCAAAAATCACAAGAATCAGACCTTCCGGAAGCGGAAAACACTACAGAAAAAGCCTATTCCATTTGGATGGCGGATTCTGAAATAGTCCGCAATCCGGAAGGATGGACTATAGATTTCAATAAAAAGCCGAAATGGGAGTACACCCATGGTTTGATTATGTCAGCCATGCAGGCTGTATGGAAGGAAAAAGGAGAGCAGCGCTTTTATGACTATACCAAGAAGTTTGCTGATTTCATGGTGGACAGTACAGGCAATATCCTGACTTACAAGAAGACGGATTACAATATTGACCGGGTCAATGGAGGTAAGTTTCTGATCAATCTCTACGAAGAATCAGGAGAGAAAAAATACAGATTGGCAATAGAAGAATTGCGGGATCAGATGCGCAACCATCCCCGAAATAAGGAAGGCGGTTTTTGGCACAAAAAAGTCTATCCACATCAGATGTGGTTGGATGGCATCTATATGGGATCTCCGTTCTTGGCACAATATGCAGCTACATTCGATGAACCGGCACTTTTTGATGATGTGGCAAACCAGATTATAGTGATGGACAACTATGGCTACAGTGAAGAAACAGGGCTTTTTCATCACGCATGGGATGAAAGCAAGGAACAGAAATGGGCAGATCCGGAGACTGGGCTCTCTACAAATTATTGGGGAAGGAGCATAGGATGGTTTGCGATGGCGCTGGTGGATGTACTGGATTTTCTCCCAAATGATCATCCAAAAAGAAACGATGTAATAGCTGTTACACAAAAGCTTGCCAAAGGAATTCAACGCTATCAGACTCCGGAGGGAGTGTGGTATCAGGTCGTAGATCAGGGTACACGGGAGGGGAATTACCTCGAATCATCAGCCTCGGGGATGTTTACATATTTTCTTTTGAAAGGAGCTGAAAAGGGATATTTGGATCAGGATGATCTTGCCGCAGGCAAAAAAGCTTATGAAGGGATGCTGGCTGAGTTTGTCCGTGAAGATGCAGATGGAGGGATCAGCTTGACAAATGTCTGTGGAGTTGCCGGATTGGGTGGCAATCCTTACCGTGATGGCTCTTTCGAATATTATGTAGGGGAAGAAATCCGGGTGAACGATCCGAAAG contains:
- a CDS encoding glycoside hydrolase family 105 protein, whose amino-acid sequence is MKKKFLPIRSLLLVIMTAWVSSCNQKSQESDLPEAENTTEKAYSIWMADSEIVRNPEGWTIDFNKKPKWEYTHGLIMSAMQAVWKEKGEQRFYDYTKKFADFMVDSTGNILTYKKTDYNIDRVNGGKFLINLYEESGEKKYRLAIEELRDQMRNHPRNKEGGFWHKKVYPHQMWLDGIYMGSPFLAQYAATFDEPALFDDVANQIIVMDNYGYSEETGLFHHAWDESKEQKWADPETGLSTNYWGRSIGWFAMALVDVLDFLPNDHPKRNDVIAVTQKLAKGIQRYQTPEGVWYQVVDQGTREGNYLESSASGMFTYFLLKGAEKGYLDQDDLAAGKKAYEGMLAEFVREDADGGISLTNVCGVAGLGGNPYRDGSFEYYVGEEIRVNDPKGVGPFILASLEYEALSK